The following proteins come from a genomic window of Montipora foliosa isolate CH-2021 chromosome 2, ASM3666993v2, whole genome shotgun sequence:
- the LOC137993236 gene encoding histone-lysine N-methyltransferase EHMT1-like produces the protein MMDFNGNHRHHAYAPPAVGRFYPRFPAREWHPQDHGPFPNAFGKGQRGQFSVRGRGSHRSGERKIYRSPMDRVRFGRPSQSTPSNVLSFPSTSSTRIPNNVSNPKTKTTEFPGTSKEMSVIYCAAQSETLSSSKVNSDLSCKDKELFTSDVRSPSIAKVVPFSHQPSVSSGTSSVGTSKPSPVEKVCSNTICQNEPESPTVSSTCHSLTSLCKVNLAGEHCHASKDGLMTVCARDEDGHLQPIFTTICSCQLRKRALKYADKGTTRGDSIVIDSDEEEDSKSNIATIKLVNEGADEVLPSTVSPSDSLNGEGEPSFQETPRKRAKMSTTNVAEKISFPVDKATTAGNDPEETGKSSNGTCTETMAGTLAKIVEGVQQNLREGCSSSTSSDSLLPLSSSNLIEDAPLLSNPQILQRLLDECNEIAKPFNKLKVSSRNLLTAAKECNVHKVLALLVEGCDPNQQVAKSKGKTAMHAAAAGGYVDIIACLRLGGCDLNLLDYDNRTPLFEAVNNHKVKAVEYLIDCGANLTLTDTKGMTCFHVAVRHGHIDLIQVLLKTGQIDINDQDDGGWTPIMWAAEDKQYDATQLLIENGANLHIRDLELNVPLHWAALSGNIEVCKLLLDEHTDINSINIHKETPLHIAAREDHYACVQLFLSRGANIHIRNKDGHTPCEVAHPVSRGYCLLDSKAQLESRQGVIRPRILHSDISRGQENVSISCINEVDDEPFPKFTFVKESCEVYDGLINWSMSKFEGCKCENSCQSGKSCHCSEKSEREKIWYNKDGLLKGDLQKFDRPLIFECNRMCNCWSFCKNRVVQKGMQYPLQMFRTLKKGWGVRSLAVIPQGGFVCEYTGELIPDSEADDRDDDSYLFDLDCKESTSDLFCIDAKEYGNISRFINHSCEPNIFPLRVFINHRDIRFPRIAFFATKDINLHEEICFNYGDRFWSVKKKEFYCECGTPRCKYRNPSS, from the exons ATGATGGATTTCAATGGTAATCATCGTCACCATGCCTATGCTCCACCAGCAGTTGGTCGTTTTTATCCCAGATTTCCGGCAAGAGAGTGGCATCCGCAAGACCATGGCCCCTTTCCTAATGCCTTTGGTAAAGGACAGAGAGGTCAATTCTCAGTCAGAGGAAGAGGATCGCATCGATCaggagaaagaaaaatataccGCTCTCCAATGGATCGTGTTAGATTTGGAAGACCCA GTCAATCAACCCCTTCAAATGTTTTATCATTTCCATCAACAAGCTCCACAAGAATTCCAAACAATGTTAGCAAcccaaaaacaaagacaacagaATTTCCAGGCACATCTAAGGAGATGAGTGTCATTTATTGTGCTGCACAGAGTGAAACACTTTCAAGTTCAAAAGTTAATAGTGATTTGTCATGCAAAGATAAGGAGCTTTTCACCTCAGACGTTAGAAGCCCTTCCATTGCGAAAGTAGTACCCTTTAGTCACCAGCCATCAGTAAGCAGTGGAACATCTTCAGTTGGCACATCCAAACCTTCACCAGTGGAGAAAGTCTGTTCTAACACAATTTGTCAAAATGAGCCTGAAAGCCCAACTGTCTCCTCCACTTGCCATTCACTGACAAGTCTCTGCAAAGTTAACCTTGCAGGTGAACATTGTCATGCTTCGAAGGATGGTCTCATGACTGTTTGTGCCCGTGATGAGGATGGTCACCTGCAACCCATTTTTACGACCATTTGTAGTTGCCAGCTTAGGAAGCGTGCTTTAAAATATGCCGACAAAGGAACTACAAGAGGTGATTCTATAGTTATAGACTCGGATGAGGAAGAAGACAGCAAGAGCAATATTGCCACTATCAAACTTGTTAATGAAG GTGCAGATGAAGTGTTACCGAGCACCGTTTCTCCAAGTGATTCGCTGAATGGTGAAGGGGAACCT AGTTTCCAAGAAACACCAAGAAAAA GAGCAAAAATGAGCACAACAAACGTTGCAGAAAAGAT ATCTTTTCCGGTTGATAAAGCTACAACTGCTGGTAATGACCCAGAAGAAACAGGCAAATCAAGTAATGGCACATGTACAGAGACAATGGCAGGAACACTGGCAAAGATTGTAGAAGGGGTGCAACAGAATCTTCGTGAAGGATGCAGTAGCTCAACGTCATCTGATTCATTACTTCCATTGTCATCAAGCAATTTAATAG AGGATGCTCCACTGTTGTCAAATCCACAGATTCTTCAAAGACTTCTGGATGAATGTAATGAAATAGCCAA ACCATTTAACAAATTAAAAGTATCCTCCAGGAATCTTTTGACAGCAGCAAAGGAGTGCAACGTTCATAAAGTTCTTGCCTTGTTGG TGGAAGGATGTGATCCAAACCAGCAAGTTGCAAAATCAAAGGGAAAGACAGCCATGCACGCTGCAGCCGCAGGCGGATATGTTGATATCATCGCTTGTTTAAGACTG GGTGGATGTGACTTGAATCTGTTGGACTACGACAACCGAACACCTCTG TTTGAAGCAGTGAACAATCACAAAGTCAAAGCTGTAGAGTACCTCATTGACTGTGGAGCAAATCTTACATTAACG GACACAAAAGGAATGACTTGTTTCCACGTTGCTGTTCGTCACGGACACATAGATCTTATTCAAGTTCTTCTCAAGACAGGACAGATTGATATCAATGATCAG GATGATGGAGGCTGGACCCCCATCATGTGGGCAGCAGAAGATAAACAGTATGACGCAACGCAGCTGTTGATTGAAAATGGAGCAAATCTTCACATAAGAGATCTG GAGTTGAATGTACCTCTGCACTGGGCTGCACTGTCAGGCAATATTGAAGTGTGTAAACTTCTACTGGATGAGCATACGGACATAAACAGTATCAACATACACAAGGAGACACCGCT ACATATTGCTGCAAGAGAAGACCACTACGCATGTGTGCA GTTGTTTTTGAGTCGAGGGGCGAACATTCACATCCGCAACAAAGACGGTCACACACCTTGTGAG gttgccCATCCTGTATCTAGAGGATACTGCTTGCTGGACTCAAAAGCACAGTTAGAGTCTCGTCAAGGAGTTATTAGGCCGCGCATCTTACATAG TGACATTTCTCGTGGACAAGAAAATGTCTCAATATCTTGCATAAATGAG GTTGATGATGAACCATTTCCAAAGTTCACCTTTGTCAAGGAAAGCTGCGAGGTTTATGACGGACTGATCAACTGGAGTATGTCAAAATTCGAG GGTTGTAAGTGCGAGAATAGTTGTCAAAGCGGGAAGTCTTGTCATTGTTCTGAAAAGAGTGAACGGGAAAAAATTTGGTACAATAAG gACGGACTATTAAAAGGAGATTTACAGAAGTTTGACCGGCCTCTTATCTTTGAATGTAACAGAATGTGCAACTGTTGGTCATTCTGTAAGAACAGAGTTGTCCAAAAGGGTATGCAGTATCCTCTTCAGATGTTCAGAACGTTGAAAAAAG GATGGGGAGTCCGCAGTCTTGCTGTTATTCCTCAGGGCGGTTTTGTGTGTGAATACACTGGTGAGCTCATACCAGACAGCGAAGCGGATGACAGAGACGATGACTCTTACTTATTTGACTTGGACTGTAAG GAGAGCAcgagcgacttgttttgcattGATGCCAAAGAGTATGGAAACATCAGCCGATTCATAAATCACTCGTGCGAACCAAACATCTTTCCCTTGCGAGTATTTATTAATCACCGG